AGGGAAGGATGGAAGGAAGATGAAGATGAAGGAGAAAACTTTTACAATAAAAGCGATATGTTTTGATGTGGTTTTTAAACACTTTTTTAAAACATTGTAAGCATAAAAAGGCAGTAAAGCagttaccaaaaaaaaaaaaaaaaaaaaaacaaaaaatataattgaAAAACAATTTAGTAATAGATTATGGAACTACTTACCAAGTAAAATGGCATAATAGTAGCTATAATAGAAAGACAGCagaaaaaacattaaatatttattgtaTTTGTACTTGTTATAATTTTATCCCAAATATTGATTGCCTTATGTTTGcctaaaaaaaaataaaaacaaaaataatattaCTAATTTCTAAGTAATTTATGTGTattcccccctccccccgaACCCCATTCCTACCATATATACGATATATCTTTTGTGTAGCCTTAACTTAGAAAACTTTTTCAATTGACGGTATTAATTATGCATAATAAAAACATTTATATTTTGTTcgttaaacaaaaaaaaaaaaaacaaaaaattccTTTTATTGTTTTAATTTTCAGAAACATACAAGATTAAAAACCTTTGAAGAAACGAATTTTAAATTAGTGAAAATTTTGAAAAGAAACCAAAACTAtacaaaatacatatatactatatatatagatatatatgcAACTGTCATGTCATTCAAATACTAGAAAATGTGTGGCATAATATGTACTCATGGGAGGGACATTTGCTGTAAATTTGTAATACTATCTGCagacatatatatatagtatatatatatagtatatgtaGGGAATATAGGGAGTTAAGTTTAGAGGGAAAACTGATATCTGATATTGAATATTGAAAATATCAAGcagagaaaaaaacaacaacaacacacacacaagtcGAAAACATATCAAACTCGTGCCCGATTAAAActatatatacacacacatctgatatatatatacaaccTATATATATCTATGGAAAAGCAAAACAAGAAAGcaagaaaattatgaaatcTATTATCAAGGATAAATCACTCGAAAGTTGAGTCAATTTTTATCAGTAAATCATACGAAATAAATGCGTAATGGCGTAATGGAgtaatattaaatattaatatttaaaaaaacaaacaaaaaatggcAAATATTTGTCTATTTTGAGGCTCATTTATTTAGCATTTTctgcaaaaaacaaaaacaaccaaacaAATTATTACTTTCTTTCGAAACAAAGGAAATCTTTTGCTAataatgtaaaaaaaaaaacaaaaacaaattgaTTTTTGAAGCAAAACCAACAAATAGCTaaatattattaaaaaaaaacaaaaaacttacaTAAAACAGTAACAAAAAActcgtatatatatataaatataaatatcaGCCTTgttctttatatatatatacacatatatatatatatatatttgaaaAACagtaaaaagcaaaaaaaaaaaaagaaaccatACAAAAagaatattaaaaaataaattattaactactataaaaaaaaaagtatttAGCGAAAATATTGTATTTGTGAGTTTAAATGTATTGTTGCATACGAAATACCAAAATGAAAGCCGAACCATTCGATTGGCAGTGAAAGAAACCGATAAATGAGCAAAGAAACGATTGGCACGAACCGCAGAGAAACAAAGTtaaaaagagagacagagaaattaaattACAAAAATTACAAATTACAAATGCAGATTAtttcaaattataaataattgTCACAGCAGcagaaagacagacagacagagcccCCCTCGTACCCTCTTCTCCCACACAAGAAATTATACAatttgataatgataatattTTCAAGCGATCGAAGAGTCAGAGGGAGGAAGCACAAACGACGTTATACACATGTATATCCGGGTCAATTGGGGACATGACGAAACAAAGCGCAGTTTGCTGCAGCAGGCGacaaattataataataataataatacaaataataaataaaaactttaACAATTGTTTTGTGTAATTGTACAAGCATGGAATTTGTTGTGGCGGCTCATCATCAATCAGCTTGGGGTTCGGGTTCGGTTTCGGGTTCGGTTTTCGGTTCGGTTTCGGGTTTCACCTTTTGCCGCTAGCGATAAGTGGGGCTAAATCTTTGCTTTGTTTGCGATTTGCTTTGGATCCCCTCTTATTGTGGGGGATATGGGGTGTATAGATTTCTTGTTGTCCTCCCTATAAGGCAATGAAATCGCCCTCAACTGAGCTCCGAAGTACCACAGAAATGTTTTTCTTGGACCAGAAATTAATTTATCGATAAATAATCAGTTACCGATGAATATTTATCGTTTATAGATTATTTTTCTGTGAGTATTTATGAATACTGGACTTTTTTAAATGATTATTTATcgtttgtattttatttatcGATTCTTTTTTTAAGTATAAGGTATCGATACAACCATATTATATTATGGTTTATAGATTATTTTTGCATCAttttatacaaataaatatatttttacaaTACTAATTATCGAttatattattttaatatGATTATTTATCGATTCTATTTTTGCaaaatatttgtaaaatatgtcttatcgattttattatttttacaTGATTTTTTTATCGAGTATATTATTTTTACAATATTATTTATCgattacatatatttttaatgGTTATTTATCGTTTATAGATTATTTGTACATGATTATTCATAGATTATATGTAttattttttcaatttttaacgattttatttttttaaatggtTTTTTATCAATTATATTATTTCCATAACATTTCTTATCGAATTATATAATTATTTATCGTTTATATAATTTTTGCTTGATTATTTATGGTTTTCTAAAATTGATCAACAATATCGACTTGGAACGTTTTCATAAATTTTGTTCCCATTATGCACTCCACAAAGGATTAAGGCGAGTCCCAATACTCGATTCTATAGGTCTCAGCCTGCCTCTTATCGCTCAGTTCTGGTTTCAAATGATCTTTAGCACACACACTGTCGATAAGCGAGGAACACACCCAACAACGGGTCATTAGCATTAATCCAGCTCAGACTTAAACAAAGATAAAGGAATGGATGCAAACAGGAAGAGAACTCAACCTTCCCTTTAGAGAGAGTGCGCTACCTgcagcagagacagagagagaaggagagggaGAGCATGAGACACCCTGTTTGAGGGCAGCTGTTGATTTGGAATGGTTTCATTATCTGCCCGACAGACAGTCGTGTTCCGACAGAGCTATAGAGAGGTTGTAGGATGAGATCTTTGTGTGTTTTACTACTACTCATTGGGATTTCCAGGCAGTGCTTGCCGGCCAAAGCAGATGGCAGCAAGAAAGTCTCCTGCAAGGATGAGCAGGGCAACGATGTGGACTGGTGAGTGTTTTTACACCCAACTTTCTTTCGGATCCCCTCTAAAACCTCCTCTCCCTCGTAGGTGGCATTTGTACAAGCTCCCCAAACATTACCAACAAAACGATCTGGGCAAAGATGTGAGTGGCCTGAGGTATCTGTATGTCACGAGCAACAGCTACGACAACTGGCAGCTGTCTGGCAAGAGGGTAGGCGATGCCGACTCCCTGCCCGCCCAGACGATCAACGCCTTGAATGTGgatcccacacacacactgctGGCGGCCTACAACGATCAGTGGCCCAATGGCACTGTCTTTAGCACCGGCGGCCACGCCAAGGGTCTGGTGGGAAGCGATGGAGAGACGGGCGTGTGGATCGTACACTCAGTGCCCAAATATCCCACCCTGCCGGAGTACACGTACCCCACAACGGGTGAGCATTATGCCCAGAGCATGCTCTGCATCACCGTGAAGGCCGAGGATCTGGAGAAGGTCGGCCAGGTGCTGGTCTACAATGAGCCGCACTTCTACTACGAAAGGAATCCGCTGCTCCAGAGATCGGATCTGCTTTTCCCCAGCCTGGAGAGGGCCATGCACGGCCAATGGCGCACCGAAGCGCCCTTCCAGACGGATCTGGAACTCCGTTCCTTGGACGGCAAGAAGTTCCGTTTGTTCGGCAAGAGCGGACGCGCCAATGTGGAGCTCTATGCGGATGTGGTGGCTCCTGCCTTGGATGTCAGCCTCTTTGTGGAGGCTTGGCGCGATGGGGCCGGCAATCTGCCCAATCGCTGCGGAAGCAACGACAAGGTCTTCAACGTGGAATCGGTCGCCAATCTGGAGCTCTCCGTGGACTTCAAGACCACCCAGGATCACTCCAAGTGGGCGGTGTCCCGCCCCTCAGGCATTTTGCTGTATCATTGGCGTGTGGGCGGCGGCGATTGGATCTGTGTGGGTGACATCAATCGGCAGGAGACGCAACTGAAACGTGGCGGGGGCACCCTGTGCCACAAGAGCTCAAGGGTCTCGAATCTGTACAGGAATCTCGTGGCCAATTATGACAAGTGTGCGGAGGTGTAGTTGGGGAACTTAAAAACGATTGTGAGCTATGTACTCCCATTATTCCGATTGTAATGTAAACGATTTTcagataaatatatattttatacatCGTTCTATCAAAAGAGATCGTTTTTTCCACTATTTTTAAATGATTTTTAGGCATAAAAAGGAGTGTAAAAAAAAGATCAATGGCTCTAAGATCCTCTTTCAGGCTTTTATGTGGAAACAATTAAAAACCAAAAATCAGTTGCAGTTTTGTGcaatttcaatttattttTCGAGATTTAAAAAACTACTttaataattaaattaaattttggtTTGGGTTAACAACATTTTATTTGTTCTACTCTACAAGCCATGTCTACAATCTACATGTAAATTACATGCATCCGTGTCGACATCTGGCTCACATTCTGCCATGCTACCCCTAGGTGTCGCGGCGCATCACTATCGCCCTCTAGCATTCATTTATGTGCCACTGTAAACCAACTATCGATTGGAGCATGATAGCTCTGTTGTTTAACAGCAGCAAGAAgacaacaatgagtctcattccatacacactgTTGCGGCAACATTAATTTGTAAACCgttttttggtcaaaataaaatacataaaGGTAATTAAAAGTagcaatcttgtagaaaatgtataAATCTATCGGATAAAGCTTAGTGGGCATCTATACAGCTTGAAATATTCGATTTGGCAATACCCCGTTCACAACAaatgagtctcattccatacacaaacatgttgctaattccatgcacacataccctgggggaaatggatgttatagaattgtgaatacgtttgtcttccaaggctcagtaggtatcaggatcgacaTAAATATATAGAAGATACTAATAAGGTacttgaatatgtctaaagaatatcaatttgagaaaaggtcttaataAATGACGTTTGatcttcatataaaattagCGAAATAGGGTGTACAAGGGGATATACACGCATCAcgtcttcaaataccagcaacattgcgactcttttttttgttgaactttttcgtttaaccctttttttacaataaatgcaataaaagcaagtattaagaataCACCAGTTAAATGgagaattgattcatcaatcgtataaaattatgtgggcacggctaaatgttctatatagctagtaatattcaacggaatatcaaaaacgaggaatatgtaaagtAGAACTTGAATACTTGAGGGTCGGACgatatattttatcgataagtccgcggtcacactgaagAAGAATCggcaaaataaataaataaagaagaaaaagaacaaAGTTTATATAAAAAACGAAGCGGCTGATAAACGTGAAAGATTTTCCCACCCACCCACAAACAGTAGGAATGTTTTGCTGCCTCCGCACCTGCCTCAATGGAGGACAATTGAGGAAACCGATGACAGCTGCCAGTCGCCTGCGAGAGCCCGACGTTCACCTGGATGCAGCGCATTTGGGTATCAATAGATAAAAGATAAACCACAACAAAGAACTCTAATCATATAAAGTACTTCCCATACAGGACCCGATGTCATTCTGCTCTCCCATCAGCTGAGGGTCACGGGCACTGGCGGCGTCCTGGCCACGGCACCGCTCGTCCAGTCCAAGTCCTACTTTGAGGTGAAGATCCAGCAGAGTGGCAGCTGGTCCATCGGACTGGCCACCCGCCAGACGGACCTGAGTAGGAAAAACGGTGGCGGTGATCGCGAGTCCTGGTGCCTGTGCTCCGACAATGCCACACGGCACAACGAAGAGGAATTCCGGCCCGTGGTGGCTACCTGCACGACGCAGCCGCCCTCATCCATCACCAAGACCAGTGCCAATGGCATCCTCAACAATAgtgcggcagcggcagctggTCTCATTTCCATTGAGGATCTGCAACAGGAGGATTTGCTAATGACCACGGGAGTGGCCCCACCGCCAGATATGGGAGAAACTTTGATCGGTACGCCACAGCGTGACTTTCCCGACGAAGGCGACATTGTGGGCGTGGCCTTTGATCATGTGGAACTGAATTTCTATTTCAATGGCAAAAACCTGGAGGTCCCCTTCCGAAATGTGCGAGGATCGGCGCTCTTTCCCGTCATTTATGGTATGTTATGATGTATCCTTAAGGATCTATTCATTTCATCATTGTTTTTCAGTGGGCAATGGTGCCATTCTGGATATCATTTTGGATAACTTTTCGCATGGCCCACCGCCTGGTTTTGAGCGCATTCTGCTGGAGCAGTCTCTTCTTTAGATAGATCTTGTGAACAAATTAGCCTCGTGGAGAACAAATTATTAACCAAAATGACAGCTAGATAGTGCGTTTCAGAATTATAAGATAGGCAAGAAACAAAGTGGTAGTGAGCGCTTAAAGGCATCTGAAAGAAGGAAAAGTGTTTGATTTTCAAATAATGTTGAGATTTATATTCCACAATTGAGTATTCGTTGGCATTTTGTACTTAAATCATTCGTTTCTTAAAGGAAAAACAGTGTTAAAGCTGGTTTTTCTTCCCTTTTCACACACCTATGTATAATCTTTGTATATCTATCTAACAGCACGCAGCTTTATCTATTGTATGGCTTGTTAATTTAACAAAGATATCTAGTCACTAGCTTGTTAAAGCCACCCCAAGATACCCGAAAACTACTGCAAATCTAGTATGCCCCTATATACCCTTGAGTACCAGGTACAAAAACCGTTTCTAGTTCCTTAAATGCTACCCAAATGATCAATGTTTTAACTTAAGCACTAAATCTACTTAAAGATCTGTCAATTCTATATATAAAACTATTCGAAACCTATAAGTATTAAACGAATAAGGGCTATAATTGTTTCAAATTCCGCCTAGAACTAATTTCTTGAGCTCTCCCTTGTCTTATAGTTCTGAAAATCACTCTCTCGCCCTATCAGACTTCAAGTGTATAAAAAGTACAGACAAACCCTTACTAGTCCTcgaacaaacaacaaaaatctattgaaaatcgattgtattattatttgttCGTGtgtttttgtaaattatttATATAGCCATGAAACCGCGACTGCTTTGTATTATACACACACCTTATATACTACTATATATCCCTCTTATGGGGAGCCTAGATCTCTCTACAGTTTCACACACATTCCCAATGGTCCAACGATGGGTCCTCTCTTACTTAATCGAGCACGGAAATACCTAACTAACTCTAAGAATTATATCTTGTATCGATATCTGctttgacaaaaaaaaaactgattAATCCGCGCGCGGACAATAAATCTATGTTATGTAACTCCTTTTCCAACGATTTCTATGTCAGGGccagaaaattaaaaaaaataatacggAATATATATAACTATTTGGATCTTCAAAATTTAACAGGAGTCGGAGATGATCTATGGCCGGAAAAGGGGAGATCATCCAAATTCATATTGGTCAGGCGGGGGTGCAGATAGCCAATGCCTGCTGGGAGCTCTACTGCCTGGAGCATGGCGTCATTGCCAATGGCCGTTTGATACAACAGCCGCCAGATGACTCATTTCTCACCTTCTTCGAGACCACCAGCCAGCAGTCTTGTGTCCAGCCGAGAGTCGTGATGATCGACACAGAGCCCACGGTTATTGGTGAGTGTTCCGTACACTTTTTTGTACCTCTTTCATGGGCTTTTCCTTTTGCAGATGAAATCCGTACGGGCGCCTATAAGAATCTCTTTCATCCGGACACTCTCATCACTGGGAAGGATGACAGCGGCAGCAACTTTTCACGGGGCTATAATCTGATGGCCAGTGAGCTGTTGGATCGCTCGATGAATGCCATTCGACGGGTGGCCGATCGCTGCCGGGGTCTCAGGGGTTTCCTGGTCTATCGGGCGATTGGCGGTGGCTCGGGCTCGGGTCTGGGGACACGCATCATGGAGAAGCTGGTGGAGGATTTTGGCAAGAAGATGACCATAGTGGAGTTTCTGGTGTATCCTTCGCCTTCGTAAGCGCGGAAAGAGTTCGGGTTTTCCTTTTTTCTACATTTTTCCTTGCATCTTTAGGATATCCCCTGTGATTGTGGAGCCCTACAATGCCCTGCTGGCCACACACTTCTCCATGGACTGTGCGGACGTGTCTTTTATTGTGGACAACGAGGCGCTGTATGATATCTGTGCGAATACCCTCAATGTACCCGCCCCGACCTACACCAATCTGAATCGCATCATTGGCCAGGTGGTGTCGGGCTTTACGGCCTCGCAGCGCTTTGGCGGACAGTCGAGCGTGAGTTTTCAGGAGCTGCAAACGAATCTGGTGCCGTATCCGCGCATCCACTATCCGCTGATCAACTATGCCCCCCTGGTGCCCCACTCGCACGCGCAGTTCGTGAACATGTCGACGGCCCAGCTGACGGGGCAGTGCTTTCAGATGAGCAACCAAATGGTGCGCTGCAATCCGTCGCACGGCAAGTACATGGCCTGTGTGCTGCTCTATCGCGGTGACATTGCCACCAACGAGATCAACCTGGCGCTGGAGAACATCAAGAGGTCGAGATCGTTTCGGTTTGTGGACTGGTCGCCCACCGGCTTCAAGGTAGGCGTCAGCAACATGCCGCCGGCATACGTGCCCGGCGGCGATCTGGCGCCCACAAACAGCGCCTGCGTGGCCGTCTCGAACAACACGAACATACGGATCGCCTGGTGCCGGCTGGTCAATAAGTTCGATAAGCTGTATCAGAGGCGCGCCTTTGTCTACCATTATGTGGGCGAGGGCCTCGAGGAGGGGAACTTCGCCGAGGCCTCCGAGAATATCTGCCAGCTAGTCCACGATTATCTCGAGGTGGATGCCTCGGCACCGAACTCGCGACGCGGCACCGACGCCGACAATGGCGGTTCAACGGGCTCCAATTGATGTTGTGTTCTTTCTCTTCCCCCAAAATATAAACCAAAATTTGACTGTGAAGAAAAGAGTCTTCTTTTGGGTAATTGGCCGTGCAATTGATGGCTCGATGACTTCATCAAGTACAGCGTTTTCGGTTTGTGTGCGTTTGAGCCAAATTAAGTATTTATGGTTGCGGCCAAAACAAACATTGACCTGGCCCTGCAATTTGCGTTGCATTGACCTCCAGGCTTTTGGGGGCGTGTCCGGGCTCAGGATGGCTCCCCGGGGTATAATTAAAATGATGGCAAGAAAAGCCCCCAAACCCCAAAAGGGTTTAGCACGTACCGAGGCAAAAGTCGCGCTTATCGCGATCGCACCCAGGGCAAGGTCTCccctcccctctctctctttgtctgtGACGTGACTTACGCACGCTTAAAGCGCGATTATCGATGAAGGAACCCACCGAAAGCCTGCATGCAATATCCCCCTTGCTATCTGCCCAAGATCTTCTTTGAGGCACAGACCCTTCACtcagagagaggagagagacCGCATCTTATCAGAGCCTCAACCTTTTGGTGTGGTCTTCGTCCTGCCTTGACCGCTATGTTATTATGAGATCCTTTGTCTGTGTGTTTGTTAACTGTTGCTAATCTTAAATTGGAACTTTGGGGCTTTTGCCAGCGTGAGAACCGCTGCGTGTGGGATATCCGTCACTTTTTTTTGGGACGGGGTGTTAATGAGCTAAAGGATATCCCCTGGACCACCTTGGGGCCTTGGCCACAAATGAAGTTGttggctaataaagcaatttCCAACGAACTGTTTTTTTGGTTCTAGTGAGACGCATCTTTTGAAGGCTATGCGCTGGGGGGGAGCAGGAGTAGGTGGAAATATCTAGTTAACTCTTTGGGGGAACGACGGCCCCGCTCGCCTGACCTCCTTTATTTATGCACTAATCCGTGGGAAATACTCGCCCAGAGACACCTGGGGGCCGATTTATGCCACAACACAATAAAAACACAGAGAAACATTGCAGTGGAGAGGCCCGCACCCGCAACAAAGACACAGCCAAAggaaaaattcaataaaagtCGAGTAAGAGATGCCCTGCTTTGAAAGAAGACATGAAAAACCAATAACTTGTTGAAGTATCTGGTGTTATTTTGTGGGTAAAACATTTTATAAGAGAGATTTTTCTATAAGAAGCAATTTCGTAAGCAAAAGGTGCCATAAATTAATGGTACCTTTCAACAAAGGACCATATATTTCCATAGTTCAAGCAAATCCAGACATAACAAAGGAGAAGCCCATCTCTAGAGTTCAAGTACACCCAAAGCAAGCCCCAACAAGCT
This region of Drosophila miranda strain MSH22 chromosome 2, D.miranda_PacBio2.1, whole genome shotgun sequence genomic DNA includes:
- the LOC108154950 gene encoding plancitoxin-1, which produces MRSLCVLLLLIGISRQCLPAKADGSKKVSCKDEQGNDVDWWHLYKLPKHYQQNDLGKDVSGLRYLYVTSNSYDNWQLSGKRVGDADSLPAQTINALNVDPTHTLLAAYNDQWPNGTVFSTGGHAKGLVGSDGETGVWIVHSVPKYPTLPEYTYPTTGEHYAQSMLCITVKAEDLEKVGQVLVYNEPHFYYERNPLLQRSDLLFPSLERAMHGQWRTEAPFQTDLELRSLDGKKFRLFGKSGRANVELYADVVAPALDVSLFVEAWRDGAGNLPNRCGSNDKVFNVESVANLELSVDFKTTQDHSKWAVSRPSGILLYHWRVGGGDWICVGDINRQETQLKRGGGTLCHKSSRVSNLYRNLVANYDKCAEV
- the LOC108154951 gene encoding SPRY domain-containing protein 7, with the translated sequence MFCCLRTCLNGGQLRKPMTAASRLREPDVHLDAAHLGPDVILLSHQLRVTGTGGVLATAPLVQSKSYFEVKIQQSGSWSIGLATRQTDLSRKNGGGDRESWCLCSDNATRHNEEEFRPVVATCTTQPPSSITKTSANGILNNSAAAAAGLISIEDLQQEDLLMTTGVAPPPDMGETLIGTPQRDFPDEGDIVGVAFDHVELNFYFNGKNLEVPFRNVRGSALFPVIYVGNGAILDIILDNFSHGPPPGFERILLEQSLL
- the LOC108154949 gene encoding tubulin alpha-3 chain, with product MAGKGEIIQIHIGQAGVQIANACWELYCLEHGVIANGRLIQQPPDDSFLTFFETTSQQSCVQPRVVMIDTEPTVIDEIRTGAYKNLFHPDTLITGKDDSGSNFSRGYNLMASELLDRSMNAIRRVADRCRGLRGFLVYRAIGGGSGSGLGTRIMEKLVEDFGKKMTIVEFLVYPSPSISPVIVEPYNALLATHFSMDCADVSFIVDNEALYDICANTLNVPAPTYTNLNRIIGQVVSGFTASQRFGGQSSVSFQELQTNLVPYPRIHYPLINYAPLVPHSHAQFVNMSTAQLTGQCFQMSNQMVRCNPSHGKYMACVLLYRGDIATNEINLALENIKRSRSFRFVDWSPTGFKVGVSNMPPAYVPGGDLAPTNSACVAVSNNTNIRIAWCRLVNKFDKLYQRRAFVYHYVGEGLEEGNFAEASENICQLVHDYLEVDASAPNSRRGTDADNGGSTGSN